The Populus nigra chromosome 4, ddPopNigr1.1, whole genome shotgun sequence genome contains the following window.
GGTGAAATGTGTCAAAATAGAAGGTTTTTCTTTGGCTGTTTGGGATGCGTTGATGATTTCCCAAATATTGCTTATGAATTAACTTGTTCAGCATAAGAGATCAGTTTATATGCTGATTTTTAGTCGTCAGGGATTTCAAAATCAGTGTTTAACAGCTGCTGAAGGTTTCTGTTGGCATATATCTGCTGCTtggttttttagttaattatggTCTCAAGTATTTTTCTCTCCACTTTCTTTTACTGGTTTTATTTACTCTCTGTGCTGCACCAGATCAATCATTTTGCTATATTTGGGTTATTACATCAACAGGCTCGCTTTATTCTCCTTACCATAGACTAGGGTTTTATTCAtgccttattattttttgtaatatcaTAGATTGCATTCCTGCAGATGAAGGAAACACAAGAATCAATGGCTCGGGGTAATAACAATGGTTATCATGGAGTTAAAGCTGGTGGTGAATATAATTTTGGGCCTGTACCATGCCAAATCAGCGATAATGGTGTGTTTCTTATACTGAACAATGTTAGACGCTTGTGGTGGATGAATTGGTGATACTGAGTTGGATTTGCTATTGTATATTCTTACCAAGTGAACTTTTCTCCCCTTCAGACCTTGGTAAAGCTGCATATAGGAAAGAGAATGGGTCGGCTGCTCATCCGGGGCCTTCATCAACTTTAATATATcgtgtgaaattgaaaaatgagCAGCCTTCATCCAACAAGTTAGTTCTATTACGAATTCAAGTCAATTGATCTCCAGTATACATTGAAGTTTTAAAACAGATTATCAATAACTATACTATAATATACCCATACttagttttcttcaattttattttgtattattgaTTAGTTTTGGTGGAGTAACTTAAAAATGTTAACTAACTTGTCTAGTGATTGGTCTCTGAATTCGAAAATGATGTATGCGTTTACCTGTCTGTCTCATGTCAAGTTTCCTCTTGTTTCAGCCAGCAAATGTTGTTTACTATGTCCTTTAAAATCTTCTTGCCAGTTTTATACACACATATATGGGTATGTGTAAATGCATGCATGTATACATCTCTCAGTTCTATCCATCTGATTTCTACCATGCACAATTCTGCTTTCTCTTTAAATATCTCACAAGTTACCCCTTTCTTGAAATGGTATGAGTTCAGAAGAAACTCATGTTTGTGCTATAAACGTTCAGGGTCTtgctgccttttcttttaagtttaacTATGAAAATGATATTCTGTATTTGATAGTTACATGCCATATTAACATTTGAAAGTATATGATGCTATCTTTACAAGAAAAATGAGAGGGGAAAGTATTTTAATTCTTCTGAAAAGGCTTGAATTTTTTCCAAATAGATTCTGGCATTGCCTATCTCATTTTAGTTATAAATTTTCATATAGATGAGAAGCAGGgggtttctaattttttccaGGTGGATGCTTTGATTGCAACATTGCACTTGGTCCTGGGTGATGTTATGCAGTTAGGACTTTTTTGCCATCTTAGTTACTATCAGCATGCTTTACATAATCCGTCTCTTCCTTAGTTTTTAGCCCATTTAGTTTAGGAATTTGCTGCTTGTGCTAAATGGTTGTGCTTTTAATAACTTAATAGAGATATTTTTGAGATGAAATGAACTTTTTACCATGGAATTGACTTGATTGTAGATTATAGATTATAAATTCATGACCCTAGCCCATTCCAAAAATAATATCGCACTGTGAAATCTTTATTCTTGTCCAACTAGTTTCTAAGATTAGGAATTTCTATTATTCTTTTCGAAGTTTTACATTTACAGTCTTTGTTTTTATGGGGTTTTTTTCTAGATGTGCAATCTTATTACCTCATTTGAATGTTTTGATGGTATATACATTTCATTATTTCTTTGGATTGATCTTGAAAATTCTGCTGCAGTGATTCTTGCAATCCTGATGACAGCAGGCAAACTAAAGCTACAGGAACTGGAGATACCATTTTGTCATCTGCCCAATTGTCATCAAGAACTCAAGCTGCTTGGTCAGGAGGTACTACAGGACATGTTTCAATGGCTGACATTGTTAGGATGGGTAGGCCGCGCAGCAAAGGTTCCCAAAATACGATGGACACTTCTTGCACACCTCAAGATGTAGTAGGTTCAGTAAACTCATCCCAGTACTGTCATAAATCTTCATGTGATTCCTCTCCATCTCCACCAGAAATGCACAAATGTCTGCAATGCCCACATCCTTCTCAGGTGCCTGAGACAATTCACGAGTCTGGTGTTGCTGCAAGCTCTCATGATGAATGGCCAGTGTTTGAGCAGCAAACAGCTGCTGGTGggttatataattttaatgtgtctAATTCCTCCAGCACTGATATCTTTTCTAATCAATCTTACTTTTATGGTGATGGAACTAATTCGAATGAAGACCACCAATTAGAGGAGGTACAAGCATCAGATAGGGATGCTGCTAACAAGAATCCAGGTTCTTATTGTGCTGAATCTGCCTTTTCATGTAGAGGACAGGAAAATGTGAATACTGTTGTAGGTGATTCTCATAGGGGTGATTGTTTACTGAAGGATAAAACTTACGATTCTCGGAGCTGCATGGATGATCACTGTGAAGGTAATTCACATGGTTTTAGGTTGATGCTAATATTTGTTTCTCCTTTCCCAATAAATTTGAGTGATCTCTTGCCAAACAGTTATCATGCGCTCTGTGAATGCCAACATTGCCTTTGTCAAAAAGCATATTGTGCTATGATTTACATGTTCTCACAGATCCAATATTTACCAGGAATGTTTAAAGAATCGAAAAATCTGCTATATTAGTTTTATCTAACCTGCCCCAATTCAATTTAGTAAGCCTTTGTAATATAGCATGTAAAATTTCAAATGTCATGTAACAGATATGATGGGCTGGGTTGCAGGTCTTAAACCTGACATGCCCATATCATTGCATGTGCATGTATCCCTACTAAAAATAGCCTATCACATGTGACAGCATTATTTCTTCAGTTCACCCCACTTCTTTGCCGCCACTCACAACCCAAAAAGTTCCAAGAACCTTCTCAATCCCTTCATCACTTCTCCCTTGTAGAACCCAAAAGGCCCTAAGTTGAACCCCGGATCTTCAAGAAACCAAAAAATTCCGAAACCACCAAAAGTTATTCTTTAAGAATCTCATTTTGCCTACcactctcttttctctttcacaTTTCTTTCTGTTTCCCTCTCCTCTTGGTTTGGGGTTGACTTCTTTATTGTGGGCTTTTAATTGGTGTGATGTAATggagcctttttttttatttggttatgaaGGCGCATTTGATCAAGAGCAACAGGGAAGTTAAATTGTTTCAAGTCTGCttatttgaggtttttttttttaacaagaatgAAGCAAACAGACTCATCTTTCTTTTAAATCAAGAATAAGAATGAAGatagcttttttaattttattcttaatttttagcTCAATGTTTAAGACAATTGTTTCTAGGCAAGCCtggtttatttgattttctattCTAGAGAAATTATGTTGGCTCTTAGTAATGGACACTGTTTTTCCTGCTGAGAATGGCCTGAAAAGGAGTTGCTATCTTGAAGTTAGTGGACACTTATGAAAGCTTAAACCTAGTTTGGAAGATGACAAGAATTGAAGAGTCCCTGGTTTTTAAAGCATTGATTTATTAGAGTTTTGTTTATAACTCCCTCCTAATTCACTTTAGGATAATTATCCTTGAGTGTCTGATTGAATTGAACCATTTCACATTGTTCCATCGTTTTGTCGGCTCAAAAGAGATCAAGTGATGATACTGCACAATTATCTTAACTCAGCTTCCAGTGgcacattgtttttttcaaaatattttatgtgatAGGTCAGATGAAAATACTGCTTAGGTAATGGCCTATTAAATGAGAATGttctcttttctgttctttaatactccaaatatattttacaagccttacttttttcttctttccttgtccCATCACTGTGAATTTTAGGAACTGGAAGTGGCTTCCATTTACGTTTTCCAAATTGTGCTGCACCTTTGAATGATGAAGTATCATCAGCTGCTGTGAACTTGCAGCAGCTAAGTTTGGGGAAGGAGGAGCCTGCATTGCCTCCATCTGAGGATAATCATGCGGTGGTGTTTCCTGATTATATGCAAGCCTTTGCTGCTGACTGGTCACATTTGAGTTTTGGTACATACAAATCTGGGGCTTACAATGCAGTTTCTGGGGGCTCAATAGCTTCAACTCCTGTAAAAACTAACTTGGAGGAGACTTCTGCAGCAGCAAATAGTTCATCTGCTCTGTGCAAGGAGATCAGGCACGGGTCTTTTAGCTTAATTCCAGTAGTAGTACTTTTGTGCTTTAATGGCTCATTTTATCACATGCTTTCTTTCTGTGCAGAAATCCAGAGCACCTTGATGAGTACCTTCGAGATGAGCAACTCAGATCCATATCCAATACACATCGATTTACTGCAGGTGTTGGGATTAATAACATGCATGTATATTCACAGCAAGAGCTAATGAGACAAAACATTCATGAAGTATCCCATAGGCACAAATACACCCATCCATCATCTGTACCTGATTCTAATTTTAAGAAAACCCAAGAACGGGATTGTCCCTTGAGTGTTAGGATACATCCACAAGCTAGGAACCTTTCTTCTCTTCATATGGAACTGGTAATAATACTTccaatattttgttgtttttcttcgtTTACCATTATAGTAACTTTTGACGATAAATGCTATCTAGACTTGTCTTCATTATTTAAACATGAATTTATTGGAGAAGCTCTCATTGTTTACTGAATTACTTGCTAAGCcgccaaaaagaaaagattgggTGGTtgccatttcttttcttataaatcCCATCTCTTTTCTGTGTTTTGGAATTGGTACTAAACTAAATTTGTTCATAGCCCCCTTCGTGATGCTGTTGTATTATATGTggagatttatattttttttgtgtgcgcGATCTTTTCCTGCATTTCTTTATTGGTTTACTTCTGTTTCATAGTAGTTCTCTTTGAtctcaaatggttaaaaaatagcaatgccCCTgtggttgtaattttttttcttccaagtcTAATTTTTCCATCATCAGCTGTTGGACAATATGGTTTTTGGAGATAATATTGTCTGCCTTCATCTTTTTCTATTCAAGCTGATggtatttaatttactttttctgGACTTTGAATTGCTGTATTTTAGTAAGCATGGACAGTTAGATCCTAATCTC
Protein-coding sequences here:
- the LOC133691825 gene encoding uncharacterized protein LOC133691825 isoform X3; this encodes MGSESKHEGGVMLIPGASKKVVQNIKEIVNKNCTDAEIYSVLCDFNMDADAAVQNLLNQDPFHQVKSKRERRKEMKETQESMARGNNNGYHGVKAGGEYNFGPVPCQISDNDLGKAAYRKENGSAAHPGPSSTLIYRVKLKNEQPSSNNDSCNPDDSRQTKATGTGDTILSSAQLSSRTQAAWSGGTTGHVSMADIVRMGRPRSKGSQNTMDTSCTPQDVVPETIHESGVAASSHDEWPVFEQQTAADHQLEEVQASDRDAANKNPGSYCAESAFSCRGQENVNTVVGDSHRGDCLLKDKTYDSRSCMDDHCEGTGSGFHLRFPNCAAPLNDEVSSAAVNLQQLSLGKEEPALPPSEDNHAVVFPDYMQAFAADWSHLSFGTYKSGAYNAVSGGSIASTPVKTNLEETSAAANSSSALCKEIRNPEHLDEYLRDEQLRSISNTHRFTAGVGINNMHVYSQQELMRQNIHEVSHRHKYTHPSSVPDSNFKKTQERDCPLSVRIHPQARNLSSLHMELQARATTIPMDMFASSIQSSRGSDYASSFLGTQSMPSRFDSTVSSTGNPAISQSEIPSRVAFSLPMSYSPTLPSANIVPQTTLPQHPSTNLHNQSIVSLEELANLTGYPAMPRNYARNPSAFQQAYQDSTVFHDSLSNMGYSHAQYKTGVSRSNLPLSDVNISGYGGLGIPANSPGAILQAAAPTGSAGGYDIFHSQYQERNNFTTRQQVMNDGSSRTMAALLDNGYLSLTGQSQPLSEYPQGQQQRSHDHRSLLHTHNYQQGQQLSQDYGAPFHHANAYPSQAGIRPEQPRQSLSDLSSSQGPAPEQLQHLWQQSYLSSN
- the LOC133691825 gene encoding uncharacterized protein LOC133691825 isoform X2, which encodes MGSESKHEGGVMLIPGASKKVVQNIKEIVNKNCTDAEIYSVLCDFNMDADAAVQNLLNQDPFHQVKSKRERRKEMKETQESMARGNNNGYHGVKAGGEYNFGPVPCQISDNDLGKAAYRKENGSAAHPGPSSTLIYRVKLKNEQPSSNNDSCNPDDSRQTKATGTGDTILSSAQLSSRTQAAWSGGTTGHVSMADIVRMGRPRSKGSQNTMDTSCTPQDVVGSVNSSQYCHKSSCDSSPSPPEMHKCLQCPHPSQVPETIHESGVAASSHDEWPVFEQQTAADHQLEEVQASDRDAANKNPGSYCAESAFSCRGQENVNTVVGDSHRGDCLLKDKTYDSRSCMDDHCEGTGSGFHLRFPNCAAPLNDEVSSAAVNLQQLSLGKEEPALPPSEDNHAVVFPDYMQAFAADWSHLSFGTYKSGAYNAVSGGSIASTPVKTNLEETSAAANSSSALCKEIRNPEHLDEYLRDEQLRSISNTHRFTAGVGINNMHVYSQQELMRQNIHEVSHRHKYTHPSSVPDSNFKKTQERDCPLSVRIHPQARNLSSLHMELQARATTIPMDMFASSIQSSRGSDYASSFLGTQSMPSRFDSTVSSTGNPAISQSEIPSRVAFSLPMSYSPTLPSANIVPQTTLPQHPSTNLHNQSIVSLEELANLTGYPAMPRNYARNPSAFQQAYQDSTVFHDSLSNMGYSHAQYKTGVSRSNLPLSDVNISGYGGLGIPANSPGAILQAAAPTGSAGGYDIFHSQYQERNNFTTRQQNDGSSRTMAALLDNGYLSLTGQSQPLSEYPQGQQQRSHDHRSLLHTHNYQQGQQLSQDYGAPFHHANAYPSQAGIRPEQPRQSLSDLSSSQGPAPEQLQHLWQQSYLSSN
- the LOC133691825 gene encoding uncharacterized protein LOC133691825 isoform X1 — protein: MGSESKHEGGVMLIPGASKKVVQNIKEIVNKNCTDAEIYSVLCDFNMDADAAVQNLLNQDPFHQVKSKRERRKEMKETQESMARGNNNGYHGVKAGGEYNFGPVPCQISDNDLGKAAYRKENGSAAHPGPSSTLIYRVKLKNEQPSSNNDSCNPDDSRQTKATGTGDTILSSAQLSSRTQAAWSGGTTGHVSMADIVRMGRPRSKGSQNTMDTSCTPQDVVGSVNSSQYCHKSSCDSSPSPPEMHKCLQCPHPSQVPETIHESGVAASSHDEWPVFEQQTAADHQLEEVQASDRDAANKNPGSYCAESAFSCRGQENVNTVVGDSHRGDCLLKDKTYDSRSCMDDHCEGTGSGFHLRFPNCAAPLNDEVSSAAVNLQQLSLGKEEPALPPSEDNHAVVFPDYMQAFAADWSHLSFGTYKSGAYNAVSGGSIASTPVKTNLEETSAAANSSSALCKEIRNPEHLDEYLRDEQLRSISNTHRFTAGVGINNMHVYSQQELMRQNIHEVSHRHKYTHPSSVPDSNFKKTQERDCPLSVRIHPQARNLSSLHMELQARATTIPMDMFASSIQSSRGSDYASSFLGTQSMPSRFDSTVSSTGNPAISQSEIPSRVAFSLPMSYSPTLPSANIVPQTTLPQHPSTNLHNQSIVSLEELANLTGYPAMPRNYARNPSAFQQAYQDSTVFHDSLSNMGYSHAQYKTGVSRSNLPLSDVNISGYGGLGIPANSPGAILQAAAPTGSAGGYDIFHSQYQERNNFTTRQQVMNDGSSRTMAALLDNGYLSLTGQSQPLSEYPQGQQQRSHDHRSLLHTHNYQQGQQLSQDYGAPFHHANAYPSQAGIRPEQPRQSLSDLSSSQGPAPEQLQHLWQQSYLSSN